The window GGCCGCCGCCACGTCCTCGGATTCGGCGACCCTCCGGAGGGGAACCGCCGCGACGATGGACGCCTCCCTCTGCCTCAAGGCCTCCTCGCTCATGGGCGTCCGGACCCAGCCCGGCGAGACGAGGTTCACGCGGATGTCCGGGGCCAGCTCCTGGGCGAGGGAGTACACCATGGACTGCACGGCCCCCTTGCTCCCCGCGTAGTGGCTATGGCCCGGCTCCCCGCGCTGGCCGGCCGTGGAGCCGATGAA is drawn from Acidobacteriota bacterium and contains these coding sequences:
- a CDS encoding SDR family oxidoreductase — its product is FIGSTAGQRGEPGHSHYAGSKGAVQSMVYSLAQELAPDIRVNLVSPGWVRTPMSEEALRQREASIVAAVPLRRVAESEDVAAAVLFLASEAGRHFTGADLCCSGGALLPMPRG